GTGATGCGAACAAGGTTGATGACTGGACGGATGTCATGGATAAGGTGCTCTACGGCCTGGACCAGGAGAGTACCCAGCACATGGCTGTCGCCGGAAAGACAAGAGTCGAAGAGGAATTCTCGCTAAGGGCAATGGGAGACCGGCTCGAGGAGAATATTGGGGAAATGCTGCGCAGCGAGAGACGCCCGTTTAACGGGTCACAGCAGCTACTGGTTCTGCTGAGTCTTTCGGGTGTGCTTCTCTCGGTTCTCGCATTCTGGACCATCAAGGCGATGTAGtccctttctctctttctttcttttttttccctttctgtACCAATACCCCTCTGTTGCACAATAGCTGCTTTCCACTTTAAGCTATAAATACCACGTGACTCCGCGTCGGGACGCGTTTCAAACTTCATAAAGTAGATCCGACTTCCACGACCACTttataaaagaaaagaatgccAGACATTATCGACTTAATCTCCTCGACTCCCCCAGCACCAGCTGGGAAATCAGCGCCAACGTCCCTAGCACCAGCCACAGCAGCAGCGTTAGTTTCCAGTTCGCCGCCGTTCTCCGCGAATACGACTACGAATACTAGAGCACCTCGaccccctcctccgccatTCACGATTTCTGATGATATCGATATATTCTCCTCCCCATTTGAGAACGCGCGCGATACGATAGATAATAACCCGAGCAAGAGGCGCAGACTCAGCGATGAGGATTTCAACGTACCTCCGTCAGGCCAGCCGCGGAATCGCGGCTTAAATACGAATGCTAGAAAGTCGAATCCGTTTGAGTTCTCGGATGAGCCTGGGATATCCTCGTCGATTGAACCGACAATAAGATCGAAATCACCGAACCTGAACACGAGTAAGAATACGAATTCGTTTCAGTTCTCCGATGAGCTAGGAATACCCTCGTCTACGGGCAGGAAATCGCCATCGAAATCTCCAAATCCGCTAGCAAAGAGCAATCCGTTCCAGTTCTCGGATGACTTTGATGAGTTTGGATTACCGCCTGCGCCTACGCCAGGGTCGTTGGTTAGTCCTGTTATTACTAGGGGCGGGGAGAGGGATAAGAATGAGGGTTTAGGGACGCGGTCGAGATGGGCGATTGATTCGGATTCGATTGTTTTTACGTCGTCTGTTGGCAAACCACAGGGAAATGGAGTGGTGGGGTCTGTTCAGAGGGAGAATACGATTACAATTGacagtgatgatgataatggGCACGATACTGGGAAGAGTAAGGATAAGGGCAAGGGCAGAGAACAGGTTGACGAGATCGAAGACTTCAGCGACCAGCTCTTCAGCCAGATGTCGGATATGGATGAATTGATGGAGATTGCTGAACGGCCGAAACCTACTGCTCCGTTTTCGAACCGAACGGCGAGTTTACTAGCCACCCTTGAGGATAAAATGGGTAGTGCAAGTGCAGGAACGAAGAAGATTACGGCTCGCTCGCGAAAGGGAAAGACAACTGCCGTGGAAGAGCAAGTGGATGTAGATGTCGATGACGTCGAACCACCACAACCCAAACGCAGAACAACTACCAAGCCGATAACACAAGACAAGGAAGCCAAAGTGCGCTCCCGGGAAGCAAATAAGGCAGCGCGAGAGCGCGAGCGCGAAGCGGAAAAAGAACGCAAAGCTAAGgccagagaagagaaagccaAAGAGAAACAGTTGGCTGCGGACCTAGCGCAGGTGAACAAGTCCAAGGTTGACAAGAAGGAATCAACACCGGAGATGATTGTCGACTTCGATAAATCGCTGGAAGGGACAAGTGTGGGAAATCAGGTCGTCGAATTCATGAGCCGGCTGGGTGTTGAGTATACCTTCTTTGAGGGCCCGATCCGGGGCCTCGTTAAATGGCGGCGGAAGGTTCAAGCGACGTACAACGAAACTCTAGGATACTGGGAGCCATGCCCACTACGCATCGAACCAGAAAAACATGTCCTGTGTCTACTAACAGCCCAAGAATTTGTGGACATGGCAACTGCCCCAGAAACCTCCCCCACCACCCTGCAAAACCACGTCCTCAGCCTCAAACAAACCCACCAGCACTGTAAACCAATCTACCTCCTCGAAGGCCTAACAGCCTTCATGCGGAAGAATCAAAACGCCCGTAACCGCGCCTACCAAGCCGAAGTCCGCCGCCAACTCGACCCCacaaccacctcctcctcgcgCCGCAAAAACCAGCCCGAACTCCCCCAAGTATCCGACGACAGCATTGAAGACGCCCTCCTCCACCTGCAAATCCACCACGGCGCCCTAATTCACCATACATCTGCCACCCCGGAATCAGCCGAATGGCTGAAAACTTTCACGGAACATATCTCGACGATACCCTATAGACTGGAACTCATGCGGGGCAATGACTCTGCGTTCTGTATGGATGTCGGACAGGTGAAGACGGGGGAGGATAAGAGGGATACGTTTGTGAAGATGTTGCAGGAGGTTAATCGGGTGACGGCGAGTATGGCGTATGGGGTTGTCGAGAGGTATCCGTCTGTGGGAGATTTGGTGGAGGGTTTCAAGCATGGGGGTGTTgggttgttggaggatgTTAAGGtatgttttcttcttttcccccTTTTGAATACAGTGCGAGTGAGTTGGACTAATGATGTAGAAATCGGCGAATAAAAACGGTGCTCTGACGGATTCAAGGATTGGACCGGCGGTTAGTAGGCGGTTGTATAAGGTGTTTATGGGGCTTGATCCGGCTTCTACTGAGATTTGACCTGCCACATACCCAATAAATGATGAAAATATCCAATGCAATATTCAATACTACCCGCATAATGCAAATGATGTGTATATACCAATCAATCGCATATCCAAAACGAATCAAACAGAAAcacccctcctcctccaaacCCTCCACGCAACACCCCAAACCACAACGGCAACACTAACACTAATCGTACACCCCACAGCCCAAAACCCAAAACACCTCCACCCATGACACTGtccatcctcctcttcaccaCTGCGGTCAATGGCATCCTGATACGCGCCCGAATACACgacgccccagaccgccgcgccagctgcaggaaccATAGCCACGATACCCCAGTTCGTGCCGAAATTCTCGATGCCCCAGACgacggagatgatgatgggcaCGAGGGAGAAAGAGCTGCCGTAGCCGAGGCCGATGAGGGCGGTTGTTATGTGGGAGAGGGATGGGTGGGCGATTGGGAGTGGGGAGGCAAGGAGGAGGTAGCCTAGGGCTAGGAGGATTGCGGaagggaggaggaaggtcATACGGGAGAGGGTGGGGCGGTTTTCCTTGAGAGATTCGGGGATGGTTGAAGGTCGGGAGGCGTCGTCTTCTTGGTTGGTTGGGAAGAGGTGGGTTGCTTTGGGAGCAAAGAAGTCGGTTAGGGAGCCGGTTAGGAGGCGGGCGATTGTTGAAGTAAGGGCTACTGTTGTAACGTGTGTGGATGGTAGACCGGCTGGTGGAGGGGCGTTAGGAGGGTATGATGGCGGTGTCAATGTTTGGATGATGGTGCCCAGGTTGTTGATGTAGGCTTCTCCCGGCCCagtcaccaaaaagaagccaAGGGCAAGCCACCACATGGTCTGATCTTTGAGAAACAACCTCGTCTCGTAATTCAGCAACcagttcttcttcttccgctcctcttcctcgcgtTCCTTCTCGCGTCGCCTTTCCTCTCGTTCTTCATCCGACGTCGTCAACGATTGTCGCTCCTCGTCAGCGCCGTCTGTAGAAGCAAACGTGCCATAGGAAGCCTGAACTTCGTCTCTCGACTGGAAGAACCCGCCCTCTTGTTCTAGGATGCCACTGCGCTCCAACTCTTCGACCGTTTCATCGATATacttttcctcttcgtcgaCGATTCGTAGACCAAATGTTCCAACGACTCCAGTacagagcagcagcagcgccaaaAATAAAAAGTACCGGAAGACGTCGACATCTCCCCGGCTTCCATCTTCCCGCGGTTCGTATAACAGGTACGCTCCTACCTGGCTCTGCCACATACCACTCAGACCAAATCCTGCAATCGGGACAGCAAGCATGATGCCCTTGTGTTTACCGCGACCAAAGTTCTTCGCGCATGTTGTCACAGCAGCAAGATATAAACAGCTCGTGGCTGTTCCAATGGCAGTAAATGCCACGATCATCACCCAAAAAGGCCAGCCGTCCCCACCTGCATCTGGCGGAGGACCACTCTGATATGTAAATGCAGCCAGCAGGTAGCCAGCGCAAAAGACTATACCGGCGAACAGGGACAACGGTGACGGCGAGTATCGATCACAGAGGTAACCAAACAGCGGTACGGGGAGATACATGGAAATCTCCGCAGCAATTGAGACGGCGTTAACGCGTAGCTGAGTATAGTGAAGACGCGTGAGGAGTAAAGGACCGTACAAAGAAAACGCCGTAATGCTACCAGCTCCAAGACTAATCCCAGTCAGCACACATACCAGGCTCCAACGACGGCAACGACAAGAGATTCTCACCAACTGATAACACCCCAGGCAAAGCTAGCAACCCGGACCACCTCTCTCGCAATCTTCTGTCTATCCCGCTCGACAATCTCCTCGACCACATCGTTCAGAAGTCCATCGTTGCTATCCTGGCTGCTCTGTGACAATCGAGACcttgcttcctcttctccgtCGGGGCCGGAATCCGTACCATCACGAAGGAGGGAACGATTCGCATCGAAGTCCCGTTTATCAACTACCTGGACATTCGAGCCTGGCATTATTCCTTGCCTCCCTATGCAATAGTTCGGAGACTGGATTTGGAGAGGCAGTGTGAAGGCCGGAAAGCGTGACAGAGGACAACGTTTTCCTTGAATATAAGGGCAATCAAACTAGTCCGGCGCTATATTTATGACCGACGGACTCGGTTATCAGTGGAACGGTGATTATCAGCCTGACCAACTCAGTTGACCGCAGGTCTGCGGATCTCCTTCCCCTAATCATGGGACGATTCAAAACAGGGCCATTCTGCAGGCGCAGGAAAATTGGACTATATATATCAATGGTAGGTATGTTTGAAATGTCTCGCTGCCAGAAAACGAAACAACAAGAAAGGAGTGCTGGCGGATGGTCGATGGTATCCTCGACGTGACACGGAGATACGCTTATCGCAGCACGTGATCCTTATCTCACATGACATCACCCTATTTACTCTTCTCTCTCAATGTTCACTTCCATATTCTGCACACACTGGTTTCTTTGGAGCAGACATGACACTACAGAGATTGGGATATCAATCCAATTATTATGgtgggaaagaagaggagccAGCGAGCTCTGCACTTCCAAGGAGGGgcatgtacagagtacattaTTCCCAATACGAAGCCTGAGTGGGTGCTCGTAAACACACTAAGTGCCCCACGATGCAGTGCTCAATACATTGAAATGTATTGCTATTGGCTCTGTTGATGTAGATAGACTATAAGGGCACTGCCACCACAGAATTCAGCGGGGGATCATCTTCAACTGTGTTTTGGGGGGCATTTTCCTGACAAGGCTGACTTGGAGTTAGGACGATTGTCAAGGTATTTATTGTCCACCACATCCCCTTCATAGTTACGTGTACCACGCTTTATATTTTTATCATCATAATGGAGGCTGTTGGAGCAGCAGCTAGTATCCTGCAACTGGCAGCGGCCGCCACCAAGACCTCTCTCCAAGTCTACGAGTTTATATCAACAATAAAAAATGCACTACGGGAAATCGAAAGCCTAAGTCACGACATCATGAGCTCCATACACTTGTGAACAACTTGACAGACGCGCTAGCTTCTCCAGGGATCCGAGACATGGTGGACAAGGACAAACAACTCAATAACGCAATGAGAGATCTacttgtccctatggctaaATGCCAGCTCACCTGCGATCAAGTACAAAGCAAGCTGAGGTTGCATCTTCAAATCGAGGAGTCTGCAGATAAGGGATTCATCAAAATCACCTCGAGTGACAATGGAACCCACAGCAATGGACAAAAACCAAAAACGCAGATCTGGGTTCGTGACTGGTTATGGCCTTTTAAGCGGAAAGAGGTACTTGCTTTGATGACGGACCTGGACAGAGCAAGGTCAATGTTCTCTGATGCCATGTCAAATCTTACACTGTATGTATACCATCCCTCGGACCCATTCTGTGCTAGTGCCGACCTCTGACTCCTACCAGGATACTCATGCTGAGAAAATCAACTGCAGCTATGAAAGAGCCAACCATGGGAATTAATAGGAAGCACACCTTCAATGATGATGCTGGATCTGCGATTCTTGACTTTGTATCAGTTGATAAGTCTTTGGCCCCAGCGCTGatgcaagaagaaggcgagAAATTGTCCAATCCCGAATACACCGAAGACCTCACAAGAGCGGTGTATTCTGGATCTGCCACAATAATGGATTTGATGTTGCAACAAAATATCGATGTGAATGCTCGCGACCATCGAGATGGACGCACTGCCCTTTCATATGCAGCTGAGCTCGGTTATGTTGAGATAGCAGAGCTACTCCTTAAACGCGGAGCTGCAGTAAACATTCGTCAATACAGCCTGAGCAAGCGTGTCTTGGGTCGCGGGATGAATGACCTACCGTGGATGATCAGTGGTCGGATGCCAATACATTGGGCAGCAGTCAACAGACATAGTGCAGTTGTTGAGCTTTTCCTACAATATGGAGCAAACCCAAATGCGAGGAATACTCCCGGACGATTGGTTCTTCAGGACTCCTGTGTGAATGACGATCCAAAATCAGTCAGGCTATTATTGCAAGCCGGTGCAGATGTTAATGCCAGGGGCTATTGTAGTGTAAGTTCCAACTTCCTCTCATCCTTTTGTTCTTGGTCTAAGTTTGGTGATAGGGCTGGACAGCGCTGCACGAAGCCGCTACATGGAATCATATTGAAGTACTTCAGATCTTAT
This sequence is a window from Aspergillus chevalieri M1 DNA, chromosome 5, nearly complete sequence. Protein-coding genes within it:
- a CDS encoding ankyrin repeat domain-containing protein (COG:M;~EggNog:ENOG410Q1XX;~InterPro:IPR002110,IPR036770,IPR020683;~PFAM:PF12796,PF00023,PF13637,PF13606;~go_function: GO:0005515 - protein binding [Evidence IEA]), with the protein product MGINRKHTFNDDAGSAILDFVSVDKSLAPALMQEEGEKLSNPEYTEDLTRAVYSGSATIMDLMLQQNIDVNARDHRDGRTALSYAAELGYVEIAELLLKRGAAVNIRQYSLSKRVLGRGMNDLPWMISGRMPIHWAAVNRHSAVVELFLQYGANPNARNTPGRLVLQDSCVNDDPKSVRLLLQAGADVNARGYCSGWTALHEAATWNHIEVLQILLEFNPLLDVPAVHDPEGCSPLHIATRWGHIEIMKLLLLNGADPNIIMVEDITPLHLAAVGGWLNELDLLLDWGAAINVQDARLRETPLHKAARNLEFEVIEKLYLSGSFGLHSTEP
- a CDS encoding uncharacterized protein (COG:S;~EggNog:ENOG410PFNI;~InterPro:IPR033310,IPR006166,IPR042530;~PFAM:PF02732;~go_component: GO:0005634 - nucleus [Evidence IEA];~go_component: GO:0048476 - Holliday junction resolvase complex [Evidence IEA];~go_function: GO:0003677 - DNA binding [Evidence IEA];~go_function: GO:0004518 - nuclease activity [Evidence IEA];~go_process: GO:0006281 - DNA repair [Evidence IEA]), producing the protein MPDIIDLISSTPPAPAGKSAPTSLAPATAAALVSSSPPFSANTTTNTRAPRPPPPPFTISDDIDIFSSPFENARDTIDNNPSKRRRLSDEDFNVPPSGQPRNRGLNTNARKSNPFEFSDEPGISSSIEPTIRSKSPNLNTSKNTNSFQFSDELGIPSSTGRKSPSKSPNPLAKSNPFQFSDDFDEFGLPPAPTPGSLVSPVITRGGERDKNEGLGTRSRWAIDSDSIVFTSSVGKPQGNGVVGSVQRENTITIDSDDDNGHDTGKSKDKGKGREQVDEIEDFSDQLFSQMSDMDELMEIAERPKPTAPFSNRTASLLATLEDKMGSASAGTKKITARSRKGKTTAVEEQVDVDVDDVEPPQPKRRTTTKPITQDKEAKVRSREANKAAREREREAEKERKAKAREEKAKEKQLAADLAQVNKSKVDKKESTPEMIVDFDKSLEGTSVGNQVVEFMSRLGVEYTFFEGPIRGLVKWRRKVQATYNETLGYWEPCPLRIEPEKHVLCLLTAQEFVDMATAPETSPTTLQNHVLSLKQTHQHCKPIYLLEGLTAFMRKNQNARNRAYQAEVRRQLDPTTTSSSRRKNQPELPQVSDDSIEDALLHLQIHHGALIHHTSATPESAEWLKTFTEHISTIPYRLELMRGNDSAFCMDVGQVKTGEDKRDTFVKMLQEVNRVTASMAYGVVERYPSVGDLVEGFKHGGVGLLEDVKKSANKNGALTDSRIGPAVSRRLYKVFMGLDPASTEI
- the MCH1 gene encoding MFS transporter (COG:U;~EggNog:ENOG410PHCI;~InterPro:IPR011701,IPR036259;~PFAM:PF07690,PF06813;~TransMembrane:10 (i70-92o112-132i139-160o172-198i210-229o249-271i475-496o508-530i537-560o580-605i);~go_function: GO:0022857 - transmembrane transporter activity [Evidence IEA];~go_process: GO:0055085 - transmembrane transport [Evidence IEA]) gives rise to the protein MPGSNVQVVDKRDFDANRSLLRDGTDSGPDGEEEARSRLSQSSQDSNDGLLNDVVEEIVERDRQKIAREVVRVASFAWGVISCLGAGSITAFSLYGPLLLTRLHYTQLRVNAVSIAAEISMYLPVPLFGYLCDRYSPSPLSLFAGIVFCAGYLLAAFTYQSGPPPDAGGDGWPFWVMIVAFTAIGTATSCLYLAAVTTCAKNFGRGKHKGIMLAVPIAGFGLSGMWQSQVGAYLLYEPREDGSRGDVDVFRYFLFLALLLLCTGVVGTFGLRIVDEEEKYIDETVEELERSGILEQEGGFFQSRDEVQASYGTFASTDGADEERQSLTTSDEEREERRREKEREEEERKKKNWLLNYETRLFLKDQTMWWLALGFFLVTGPGEAYINNLGTIIQTLTPPSYPPNAPPPAGLPSTHVTTVALTSTIARLLTGSLTDFFAPKATHLFPTNQEDDASRPSTIPESLKENRPTLSRMTFLLPSAILLALGYLLLASPLPIAHPSLSHITTALIGLGYGSSFSLVPIIISVVWGIENFGTNWGIVAMVPAAGAAVWGVVYSGAYQDAIDRSGEEEDGQCHGWRCFGFWAVGCTISVSVAVVVWGVAWRVWRRRGVSV